The following are from one region of the Rosistilla carotiformis genome:
- a CDS encoding sulfatase family protein, which yields MSTRFMLLLLLAMSQTTLWSEEPTEPNIILVMADDLGWGDVGFNGNTVIQTPHLDAMAKNGMRLTRFYTASPLCSPTRGSCLTGRHPWRFGVLAAHTGGMRRGEMTVAEVAHLKKYQTGFFGKWHLGWVKPEEQLPRGYYSPPWHHGFDETFATTSAVPTWNPTKTPPDKSSGKKSGKKDSSKEPEPWKGGKPYVHNGVEVADNMEGDDSRVIMDRVLPFIRGAAQNQQPVLACVWFHTPHEPVIAGPEYRKLYPNNGTAKQNYFGAITAMDDQIGRLRDELRQLGIEKNTILFFTSDNGPSDSLAKKGVASAGPFRGHKHTMYEGGLRVPSVVEWPGQIAAGTTSDTVCATVDYFPTVVELTGASLGKKADRPIDGQSLMGVLKGTATQRSTPLFFGYRRLYKDIDGQALVENRYKLLKRAVAGGEYELYDLAEDPGEEHDLAATEPEILARMKARMAEYDESCRLSRDGADYQF from the coding sequence ATGTCTACGCGATTCATGCTGCTGTTGCTACTCGCTATGTCTCAGACCACCCTTTGGTCTGAAGAGCCAACTGAGCCAAACATCATCCTCGTGATGGCGGATGATCTCGGTTGGGGTGACGTCGGCTTCAACGGGAACACCGTCATCCAGACGCCTCATCTGGACGCGATGGCGAAGAACGGAATGCGGCTGACGCGGTTTTATACCGCTTCGCCGTTGTGTTCGCCGACGCGTGGCAGCTGTCTGACCGGACGTCATCCGTGGCGTTTTGGTGTGTTAGCGGCTCACACTGGCGGAATGCGACGGGGCGAGATGACGGTGGCCGAAGTCGCTCATCTTAAAAAATACCAGACGGGGTTCTTTGGCAAATGGCATCTGGGCTGGGTGAAGCCGGAGGAACAGCTGCCGCGCGGCTATTATTCGCCGCCGTGGCATCACGGTTTTGACGAAACCTTCGCGACGACCAGCGCGGTGCCGACCTGGAACCCAACGAAGACGCCGCCGGACAAATCGAGCGGTAAGAAGAGTGGTAAGAAGGATTCATCCAAAGAGCCCGAGCCGTGGAAGGGGGGCAAACCGTACGTCCACAACGGCGTGGAAGTCGCGGACAACATGGAAGGAGATGACAGCCGGGTGATCATGGACCGAGTGCTTCCGTTCATCCGCGGTGCCGCACAGAATCAGCAACCGGTCCTGGCGTGCGTCTGGTTTCACACGCCTCATGAACCTGTCATCGCCGGACCGGAATACCGCAAACTCTATCCGAACAACGGCACGGCAAAGCAGAACTATTTTGGCGCGATCACGGCGATGGACGACCAGATCGGACGGCTCCGCGACGAACTCCGCCAGCTCGGCATTGAAAAGAACACCATCCTGTTCTTCACCAGCGACAACGGCCCTTCGGATTCGTTGGCGAAGAAGGGAGTCGCTTCAGCCGGCCCGTTCCGCGGCCACAAACACACGATGTACGAGGGAGGGTTGCGGGTGCCTTCGGTTGTCGAATGGCCGGGGCAGATCGCGGCGGGGACCACCAGCGACACGGTTTGCGCGACCGTCGATTACTTCCCGACCGTGGTCGAATTGACCGGCGCGTCGCTCGGAAAAAAGGCCGATCGCCCGATCGACGGCCAGTCGTTGATGGGCGTGCTGAAAGGAACCGCCACGCAGCGGTCGACGCCATTATTCTTCGGCTACCGGCGACTCTATAAAGACATCGACGGACAGGCGTTGGTCGAGAATCGCTACAAGCTGCTGAAGCGGGCCGTGGCCGGCGGCGAATATGAACTGTACGACCTCGCCGAAGATCCGGGCGAGGAACACGACCTCGCGGCGACCGAGCCGGAGATTTTGGCGAGGATGAAAGCGCGGATGGCCGAATACGACGAATCGTGTCGGCTCAGCCGCGACGGAGCCGACTACCAGTTCTAA
- a CDS encoding DUF1559 domain-containing protein, whose translation MKRKGFTLVELLVVIAIIGILVGLLLPAVQAAREAARRMQCSNNLKQQALAMHNYHDVYKVLPPMYIHDTNVTDDGGHWAWSAFLLPFIEQQPRYDALEVGTAKARAKITTNPELFQNPIDGYRCPSSTGPAVHEPGVDAGYCIDDINDTNTGVAVTNYVVASNIADLRMKRASNMIDGLTGAIGIFSRGIKGEPTAGLRDILDGTSNTLMIGERFHSRAGGIRMSGGMMLVARDNLSLGPTARDNPGNTATNQGVMSLAGSARYPINVVMTPSENVSSTKKMAFSSLHPGGAQFAAADGSVKFISDTVELSNGNNGGGWTVDSVMEALIGMQDGVPASL comes from the coding sequence ATGAAACGCAAAGGATTCACCTTAGTGGAGTTGTTGGTGGTGATCGCCATCATTGGAATCTTGGTGGGATTGCTGTTGCCGGCCGTTCAGGCAGCACGCGAAGCGGCTCGCCGGATGCAGTGCAGTAATAATCTGAAGCAGCAAGCTCTGGCGATGCACAATTATCACGACGTGTACAAGGTGTTGCCGCCAATGTACATCCACGACACCAATGTCACCGACGATGGTGGGCACTGGGCGTGGTCCGCGTTCCTGTTGCCGTTTATCGAGCAACAACCACGTTATGACGCGTTGGAAGTGGGAACCGCCAAGGCACGTGCAAAGATCACCACAAATCCGGAGTTGTTTCAAAATCCGATCGACGGCTATCGCTGCCCATCGTCGACTGGACCAGCCGTTCATGAACCGGGGGTCGACGCAGGATACTGTATCGATGATATCAACGATACGAATACCGGAGTGGCGGTCACGAATTATGTCGTCGCTTCGAATATCGCGGATCTGCGTATGAAACGGGCCTCGAACATGATCGATGGACTGACCGGAGCGATTGGGATCTTCTCCCGCGGCATTAAGGGCGAGCCGACAGCGGGCCTCCGGGACATCCTCGACGGCACCTCCAACACGCTGATGATTGGAGAACGTTTTCACAGCCGTGCAGGAGGAATTCGGATGTCGGGGGGAATGATGTTGGTGGCGCGTGACAATCTCTCGCTCGGCCCCACAGCTCGCGACAACCCAGGCAATACGGCAACCAATCAAGGCGTTATGTCACTTGCGGGTAGCGCTCGCTATCCGATCAACGTCGTGATGACACCAAGCGAAAACGTCAGTTCGACGAAGAAGATGGCTTTCAGTAGCTTGCATCCAGGGGGAGCCCAGTTTGCGGCGGCCGATGGTTCGGTCAAGTTCATTTCCGACACGGTCGAATTGAGCAACGGCAACAACGGCGGTGGTTGGACTGTCGACAGCGTGATGGAAGCGCTGATCGGCATGCAGGACGGCGTCCCCGCTTCGCTGTAG
- a CDS encoding sulfotransferase family protein, translated as MRTAPYWKLLRDGHFKIQPSRLAMAAIISGIAPINDLMAAGHRLVHGRRIDNTELAGPPVFIVGHWRSGTTLLHELMVLDNQWTFPTSFQCFAPHHFLFTEWQFNMFGSWLLPSKRPMDNMSAGWRLPQEDEFALLVLGLPSPYRRMAFPGEAPPDMNYLDWTNISPEEHRTWVNGLRGFLKALTYKNPKPLVLKSPTHTGRIAVLAEAFPDAKFIHITRDPRNIFPSTCRLWKSLDVSQCFQRPNYDHLEEYVLECHERMYRAFHAGRSAVAEDQIIDIRYEDLVADPVAQLGHVYEKLNLGDFDGNLKPQLQDWVESQHRSYRTNQHSLPPEQEAVLKERWSEYFERYGYL; from the coding sequence ATGCGAACCGCTCCCTACTGGAAACTGCTCCGCGACGGGCACTTCAAAATCCAGCCCTCTCGGCTGGCGATGGCGGCGATCATTTCGGGGATCGCGCCGATCAACGACCTGATGGCGGCGGGGCATCGGTTGGTCCACGGTCGGCGAATCGATAACACCGAACTGGCCGGACCGCCCGTTTTTATCGTCGGTCATTGGCGCAGCGGCACGACGCTGCTGCATGAGTTGATGGTCCTGGACAACCAATGGACGTTTCCGACATCGTTCCAGTGCTTCGCACCGCACCATTTCCTGTTCACCGAATGGCAGTTCAACATGTTTGGCAGCTGGTTGCTGCCGAGTAAACGCCCGATGGACAACATGTCGGCCGGCTGGCGTTTGCCACAGGAGGACGAATTCGCGCTGCTGGTCCTCGGCCTGCCATCGCCCTACCGGCGGATGGCCTTCCCCGGCGAAGCTCCGCCCGACATGAACTATCTCGATTGGACAAACATCTCTCCCGAGGAACATCGCACTTGGGTGAACGGTCTGCGTGGGTTCCTCAAAGCGTTGACCTACAAAAATCCGAAACCATTGGTTTTGAAGAGCCCCACCCACACCGGGCGGATCGCCGTCTTGGCGGAGGCTTTTCCCGACGCCAAGTTCATCCACATCACGCGCGACCCACGCAACATCTTCCCATCGACGTGTCGCCTGTGGAAATCGTTAGATGTCTCGCAATGTTTCCAACGGCCCAACTATGACCACTTGGAAGAATATGTCCTCGAGTGTCACGAGCGGATGTATCGCGCCTTCCACGCGGGCCGGTCGGCGGTCGCCGAGGATCAGATCATCGACATCCGATATGAAGACCTCGTCGCCGATCCCGTCGCTCAATTAGGCCACGTCTACGAAAAGCTGAACCTCGGCGATTTCGACGGCAATCTCAAGCCCCAACTGCAGGACTGGGTCGAAAGCCAACACCGCAGCTACCGCACCAACCAACACTCCCTGCCACCGGAGCAGGAGGCGGTGCTGAAGGAACGTTGGAGCGAATATTTCGAGCGGTATGGATACTTGTAG
- a CDS encoding DUF4175 family protein yields the protein MSTTPSHHPSTAHPLLRRVRGLSWQAHGLLLVRAIAIVAASLILLAIGLGTIDWLVRSRSLGWRWLSTGLLVAAAMGLAWRWLVPAIRLRLRGTDVARQIEAVFPALGDRLSSSIDFLESPRPSKSHLEAAVIDRTTQDVQGLSFATALNLRPTLGALTAAAVIAAVLSGLWFQDSATVSHAAARLAQPWRQLDWPRRHHLQIDPLPKVVHQRDSLEVVVRDPQSDLPSDAVVLVRTPAGTQRLPLQQAGHSGVARIENVQTRLEIRATGGDDDTLDWQAVDVVQSPEIRRHQWTLTAPEYTGKPQRAIEALRFDVVSGTRAGLELSLSKPIAEARLSQSTSNSSNSNVASEGKLSTDGLTVLFEPLELTEDRQFQIEWTDVDGLPGSFAQEWTIRVVADSPPQVDWSEAPRVSMVMPDGEVALNWTAEDDFGLTETGGRWNRPGRSAAEDAAEASDFAVQTLAEIERTTDGKAMFKPSDWKLQAGETIELAAWAIDQQGQRGVSPTLSLAIVSEAVIRQQVAENENTIVEKLRDATAEQRSARDQVLAAAAELKPDQDRATAAQRVDFAETTQQQSRRTLQETGGAIDLARQAVELLESNSLLDADSQRLSDLLDALSELADRDSTEIVDAIASAAAAMESEARDAAATAKLKQQLDRIGQQQQEVVDRLESLAGELVKRDAVRDLSRQLDDLLSDQQRLQNETADLDAADDSAKDSRQQTLGNSQQELSRRAARLAAEIAETATDLPDEQAPFADRLQRAAERLDEDQVVGQMRSSAEDLKSGRLGQSMEKQSQIQQALQSTRAALEGSDRSREESMSDAIQAAAKDLEDAADQQQQIGRRLDDPQEEAAELADDWKQLADQTQRLRSQVERLGAEQATDRIDQALEAQSQGQQQLQAGDRESAQRSSQTAQQQLDDAREQLAQLQKQVDADQQRKKMWAFIEQLEGILADQRILIARIEAAQSGGLGDLAATEKQLAQRVQAISPMVSELAGFDFVMSGATDDMNRAAAMLARDDRSPAVIDAAQGALARLEQVLEAVMQQMRQPPGNEPIDPSQQDPQQPQDGPDDHENEQPSMASLRLLLGLQQWLLDRTAAVEAIDPVDEAQRNYKQQAIRQLAQRQQKLRDQFQSLLDQAPAPAADKEGDGIGARRWSP from the coding sequence ATGTCGACCACTCCATCGCATCACCCATCCACCGCCCATCCGCTGCTGCGTCGCGTCCGAGGGCTCTCCTGGCAGGCCCACGGTTTACTATTGGTTCGTGCGATCGCGATCGTCGCGGCGTCGTTGATCCTGTTGGCGATCGGGCTTGGCACAATCGATTGGCTAGTCCGTTCCCGTAGCTTGGGGTGGCGTTGGCTCTCGACTGGCTTGCTGGTCGCCGCTGCGATGGGGCTCGCCTGGCGTTGGCTGGTCCCCGCGATCCGGCTGCGGCTGCGAGGGACCGATGTCGCCCGGCAGATCGAAGCTGTCTTTCCCGCCCTCGGCGATCGGCTCAGCAGTAGCATCGACTTTCTCGAGTCGCCACGTCCTTCGAAAAGCCACCTCGAAGCCGCCGTCATCGATCGCACGACTCAGGATGTGCAAGGTTTATCGTTTGCAACGGCACTCAACCTCCGGCCAACCCTCGGCGCGTTGACCGCCGCGGCGGTGATCGCTGCGGTTTTGAGCGGCCTGTGGTTCCAGGATTCCGCGACGGTCTCGCACGCCGCCGCCCGACTGGCTCAGCCCTGGCGACAACTCGATTGGCCGCGTCGCCATCATTTGCAAATCGATCCGTTGCCCAAAGTGGTCCATCAGAGAGACAGTTTGGAAGTTGTCGTCCGCGACCCGCAATCCGATCTTCCATCCGATGCGGTCGTGTTGGTGCGAACGCCCGCCGGGACGCAGAGGCTTCCGCTGCAGCAGGCTGGGCACAGCGGAGTCGCCCGAATCGAGAACGTGCAGACCCGGTTGGAGATCCGCGCGACCGGAGGCGACGACGACACGCTCGACTGGCAAGCGGTCGACGTGGTCCAGTCTCCCGAAATAAGGCGCCATCAGTGGACGCTCACCGCGCCCGAATATACCGGCAAGCCCCAACGGGCGATCGAAGCCCTGCGGTTTGATGTCGTCAGTGGAACGCGGGCTGGGTTGGAACTGAGCCTCTCTAAACCGATCGCCGAAGCAAGACTGAGTCAGTCGACCAGCAACTCGTCCAATTCGAATGTCGCAAGCGAAGGAAAGCTGTCGACCGATGGGCTGACCGTCCTCTTCGAGCCGTTGGAATTGACCGAGGATCGCCAGTTTCAGATCGAATGGACCGACGTCGACGGTCTGCCGGGGAGCTTTGCCCAAGAGTGGACGATTCGTGTCGTTGCCGATTCGCCTCCGCAAGTCGATTGGTCCGAAGCGCCCCGCGTTTCGATGGTTATGCCCGACGGAGAGGTCGCGTTGAACTGGACCGCGGAAGATGACTTTGGGCTCACCGAAACCGGGGGCCGCTGGAATCGACCCGGCCGGTCCGCTGCGGAGGACGCGGCGGAAGCTTCCGACTTTGCCGTGCAAACGTTAGCGGAGATCGAGCGGACGACCGACGGCAAGGCGATGTTCAAGCCGTCCGATTGGAAGCTGCAAGCGGGCGAGACGATCGAGCTAGCCGCGTGGGCGATCGACCAGCAGGGGCAGCGAGGTGTCAGCCCGACGCTATCGTTGGCGATCGTTTCCGAAGCGGTGATTCGACAGCAGGTCGCCGAAAATGAAAACACGATCGTAGAGAAGCTGCGCGATGCCACCGCCGAACAACGATCCGCTCGCGATCAAGTTCTCGCCGCCGCGGCGGAGTTGAAGCCGGATCAGGACCGCGCCACCGCAGCCCAGCGCGTCGACTTTGCAGAGACCACTCAACAGCAATCGCGCCGTACGTTGCAAGAGACCGGCGGCGCGATCGATCTGGCTAGGCAAGCCGTCGAACTGCTGGAGAGCAACAGTCTGCTGGACGCGGATTCGCAACGCTTGAGCGATTTGCTGGACGCGCTGTCGGAGCTGGCGGACCGTGACTCCACCGAGATCGTCGATGCGATCGCCAGCGCCGCCGCTGCGATGGAATCCGAAGCACGCGACGCAGCGGCGACTGCGAAACTGAAACAGCAACTGGATCGGATCGGCCAACAACAGCAGGAGGTTGTCGATCGGTTGGAGTCGTTGGCTGGAGAGCTTGTCAAACGCGATGCCGTCCGCGATCTGTCGCGTCAGTTGGACGATTTGTTATCGGATCAGCAGCGATTGCAGAACGAAACCGCCGATCTCGATGCGGCCGATGATTCGGCAAAGGACTCGCGCCAGCAGACGCTTGGCAATTCGCAACAGGAACTGTCGCGGCGAGCTGCACGCTTGGCGGCGGAGATCGCCGAAACCGCAACGGATCTCCCCGACGAACAGGCTCCGTTTGCCGATCGATTGCAGCGGGCGGCCGAGCGATTGGATGAAGATCAAGTGGTCGGTCAGATGCGGTCGAGCGCCGAGGATTTGAAGTCGGGACGGCTGGGGCAGTCGATGGAAAAGCAATCGCAGATCCAGCAGGCGTTGCAGTCGACTCGTGCGGCATTGGAAGGAAGCGATCGCAGTCGCGAAGAATCGATGTCCGACGCGATCCAGGCCGCGGCCAAGGACTTGGAAGACGCAGCCGATCAGCAGCAGCAGATCGGTCGGCGCTTGGATGATCCGCAGGAGGAAGCTGCCGAGTTGGCCGACGATTGGAAGCAGCTGGCCGATCAGACTCAGCGGTTGCGTTCGCAAGTAGAGCGATTGGGTGCCGAGCAGGCGACCGATCGGATCGACCAGGCGTTGGAAGCTCAATCGCAAGGCCAACAGCAATTGCAGGCGGGCGATCGGGAATCGGCACAACGATCGTCGCAGACCGCTCAGCAGCAATTGGACGATGCCCGCGAGCAACTGGCGCAGCTGCAGAAGCAAGTCGACGCCGACCAGCAGCGGAAAAAGATGTGGGCGTTCATCGAACAGTTGGAAGGGATCTTGGCCGACCAGCGGATATTGATCGCTCGGATCGAAGCGGCCCAATCGGGAGGGCTCGGCGATCTGGCCGCGACCGAAAAGCAATTGGCTCAGCGCGTGCAAGCGATCTCGCCGATGGTATCCGAACTGGCCGGGTTCGACTTTGTCATGTCCGGTGCCACCGACGACATGAACCGCGCTGCGGCGATGCTTGCACGGGACGATCGATCACCGGCGGTGATCGATGCGGCGCAAGGAGCGCTCGCGAGATTGGAACAAGTGCTCGAAGCGGTGATGCAGCAGATGCGTCAGCCCCCTGGAAACGAACCGATCGATCCGTCGCAGCAAGATCCGCAACAGCCACAGGATGGACCGGACGACCATGAAAATGAGCAGCCGTCGATGGCCAGTTTGCGGCTGTTGTTGGGGCTGCAGCAATGGTTGTTGGATCGAACCGCAGCGGTCGAAGCGATCGATCCGGTCGACGAGGCTCAGCGAAACTACAAACAGCAGGCGATCCGCCAATTGGCTCAGCGGCAGCAAAAGCTCCGCGATCAATTTCAATCGCTATTGGACCAAGCTCCCGCACCCGCAGCCGACAAAGAGGGGGACGGGATCGGAGCTCGTCGTTGGTCGCCTTAG
- a CDS encoding zinc ribbon domain-containing protein, whose amino-acid sequence MSDEERINPGHLKTRQLLRKIGPLIFGVGALFTIVGMASFFMSFGSFGPPRFFWCCFVGMPLMFVGSTMSGYGFMGAITRYQAGEIAPVGKDTFNYMAEETRGGVQAVASAIGAGLNQSARQSSVACPSCGTANDHDAKFCDSCGTAMLATCGSCGAVNDSEAKFCDRCGTPLSQNR is encoded by the coding sequence ATGTCGGACGAAGAGCGAATCAATCCTGGTCATCTGAAAACGCGGCAGCTGTTACGCAAGATCGGCCCTTTAATCTTTGGCGTCGGCGCGTTGTTCACGATCGTCGGCATGGCCAGCTTCTTTATGTCGTTTGGCAGCTTTGGCCCGCCACGATTCTTCTGGTGCTGCTTTGTCGGGATGCCCCTGATGTTCGTCGGCAGCACGATGAGCGGATATGGGTTCATGGGTGCGATCACGCGATACCAAGCGGGGGAGATCGCGCCGGTCGGCAAAGACACCTTCAACTACATGGCCGAAGAGACCCGTGGTGGTGTGCAAGCTGTCGCCTCGGCGATCGGCGCGGGACTGAACCAGTCCGCCCGTCAGTCGTCCGTGGCATGTCCCAGTTGTGGAACCGCAAACGATCACGACGCCAAGTTCTGCGATTCGTGTGGGACCGCGATGTTGGCGACCTGCGGATCGTGTGGCGCCGTCAACGACAGCGAAGCCAAATTCTGCGACCGCTGCGGGACTCCGCTCTCACAAAACCGCTAA
- a CDS encoding sulfatase family protein, with protein MKQILLAPLLLLAPAAVLYAAETRSPQAPPNIVIIMADDLGYGDVSCYGATKIKTPNIDRLARQGKQFTDAHTAASVCSPSRYGLMTGRLPWRLHKKGNNYRLESGRMTLASLVQPQGYRSAAIGKWHLGYSKDWNKLPITGPLEVGFDYHFGVPQNHNDSYRVFIENHDIVGRKPGEAFRVVKGRDFPEGVAHPRIEDQVDTTLTAKATEFIRENAERPFFLYFTPCAPHTHVTPAATFRGTSQAGLLGDHIQELDAHVGEILATLDALQLTDQTLVIFTSDNGASPKDFKGTQNTNLHLASEAGEVRGKFKSAKADARALGHVTNGKWHDGKGSPFEGGHRVPFIARWPGQIEAGSTSDLTFCLTDLLATFADLLQVDLPDDAGEDSISILPALLGNPTTPRREAIFVQGDTKDNAIAVCSGRWKMIETSGGKDRKVHQLYDLANDPGETTDVAAAHRDIVKRLAAALDKARTDGRTRQ; from the coding sequence ATGAAACAGATCTTACTCGCTCCGCTCTTGCTGCTTGCCCCTGCTGCCGTGTTGTACGCCGCAGAGACTCGATCGCCCCAAGCTCCTCCCAACATCGTCATCATCATGGCCGACGACTTGGGTTACGGAGACGTCAGCTGTTATGGGGCGACAAAAATCAAAACGCCAAACATCGACCGACTGGCTCGCCAAGGGAAGCAGTTCACCGACGCGCACACAGCCGCATCGGTCTGCTCGCCATCGCGTTACGGGTTGATGACGGGACGCTTGCCTTGGCGACTGCACAAGAAAGGCAATAACTACCGACTCGAATCGGGGCGGATGACGCTGGCTTCGCTGGTCCAGCCCCAAGGCTATCGTTCCGCTGCGATCGGCAAGTGGCACCTGGGTTACAGCAAGGATTGGAACAAACTGCCGATCACGGGGCCGTTGGAAGTCGGTTTTGACTATCACTTTGGCGTGCCGCAGAACCACAACGACTCCTACCGGGTCTTCATCGAAAACCACGACATCGTCGGCCGCAAGCCAGGCGAAGCCTTTCGAGTCGTGAAAGGTCGCGACTTTCCCGAAGGTGTCGCTCATCCGCGGATCGAAGATCAAGTCGATACGACGTTAACGGCCAAAGCGACCGAGTTCATTCGCGAGAATGCCGAGCGTCCTTTTTTTCTCTACTTCACCCCCTGCGCGCCTCACACTCACGTCACGCCAGCCGCCACGTTCCGCGGCACCAGCCAGGCGGGACTGCTGGGGGATCACATCCAGGAACTCGACGCCCATGTCGGCGAGATTCTCGCCACGCTCGATGCACTGCAACTGACCGATCAAACGCTGGTGATCTTCACCAGCGACAACGGCGCCTCTCCGAAGGACTTCAAAGGGACGCAGAACACGAACCTTCATCTCGCCAGCGAAGCGGGGGAGGTGCGGGGGAAATTCAAGTCTGCCAAAGCGGATGCCAGAGCTTTGGGGCACGTCACCAATGGCAAGTGGCACGACGGCAAGGGATCGCCCTTTGAAGGGGGCCATCGCGTCCCCTTCATCGCGCGGTGGCCGGGGCAGATCGAAGCCGGTTCAACGTCGGACCTGACCTTCTGTCTGACCGACCTGCTCGCCACATTCGCCGACCTATTGCAAGTCGACCTCCCCGACGATGCCGGTGAAGACTCGATCAGCATCCTGCCTGCACTCCTTGGCAATCCGACGACGCCCCGTCGCGAGGCCATCTTTGTTCAAGGTGACACGAAAGACAACGCGATCGCCGTTTGCTCGGGCCGATGGAAGATGATCGAGACATCCGGCGGCAAAGACCGCAAGGTCCACCAGCTCTACGATCTTGCTAACGATCCCGGAGAGACGACCGACGTCGCCGCGGCGCATCGCGATATCGTGAAGCGTCTGGCCGCAGCCCTCGACAAGGCGCGGACAGACGGACGGACTCGCCAATAA
- a CDS encoding ABC transporter ATP-binding protein — MIRAIDFHKAYESTVAVAGLSFAVLPGQVFGLVGPNGAGKTTTLRALSGLVPATRGRLEIAGLDVEQHPIAIKQQTAYVPDDPQLFDDLTVGQHMDFFASVYRVADAETKTHQLLQTFDLIEKVDQRANALSRGMRQKLAVCCGYLYSPQAILLDEPMTGLDPPGIRNLLESVRQRAADGAAIMISSHLLAMIESVCTHVLVLDRGRSKFCGPIDTFKSQFESAGAPASLEQAFFAATSGELSAGASL; from the coding sequence ATGATCCGCGCGATCGATTTTCACAAAGCCTATGAATCCACCGTGGCGGTGGCCGGTTTGTCCTTCGCAGTTCTTCCCGGCCAAGTCTTTGGGCTCGTTGGGCCCAACGGCGCCGGGAAGACGACGACGCTGCGGGCCTTGAGCGGCCTCGTACCGGCAACGCGCGGCCGGTTGGAAATCGCGGGCCTGGATGTTGAACAACATCCGATCGCCATCAAGCAACAGACGGCGTATGTCCCCGACGATCCACAATTGTTCGACGACCTGACCGTCGGCCAACACATGGACTTCTTCGCTTCGGTCTACCGCGTCGCCGATGCCGAAACCAAAACCCATCAACTGCTGCAGACCTTCGACTTGATCGAAAAAGTCGACCAGCGAGCCAATGCCTTGAGTCGAGGGATGCGACAGAAGTTGGCCGTCTGTTGCGGCTACCTGTACTCTCCCCAAGCGATCTTGTTGGACGAACCGATGACCGGTTTGGACCCGCCGGGAATTCGTAACCTGTTGGAATCGGTACGTCAGCGAGCGGCCGACGGAGCGGCGATCATGATCAGTTCGCATCTGTTGGCGATGATCGAATCGGTCTGCACCCATGTCTTGGTTCTGGATCGTGGCCGTTCGAAATTTTGCGGCCCGATCGATACGTTCAAATCGCAGTTTGAATCGGCTGGTGCCCCCGCGTCGCTAGAACAGGCCTTCTTTGCCGCGACGTCGGGAGAGCTTTCGGCGGGAGCCTCGTTATGA
- a CDS encoding 3-deoxy-7-phosphoheptulonate synthase, with protein sequence MTQTTDDLRIRDQKSLRSPADLIAEIPVSETAANTVYQARQQFHQALEGTDDRIAVVVGPCSIHDPEAAIEYAAKLQKVQQRLSDDLLVIMRVYFEKPRTTVGWKGLINDPRIDGSFEINQGLQTARKLLLDINEVGVPAGVEYLDLISPQYIADLVGWGAIGARTTESQGHRELASGLSCPVGFKNGTAGSVQIAVDAIGAARNSHHFLSVAKDGRSTIFQTTGNEDCHLILRGGNTHTNYDAASVDDAAALLEKAGLDPRIMIDCSHANSRKRHERQAYVCRDICHQISEGDRRIIGVMIESNLVEGKQSKPEQRGQSITDACIGWDDTVTLLDRLATAAKERRTAK encoded by the coding sequence ATGACCCAGACGACCGACGACCTCCGAATCCGCGACCAAAAATCGCTCCGCTCCCCCGCCGACCTGATCGCAGAAATTCCTGTCAGCGAAACTGCTGCCAACACGGTCTACCAAGCCCGGCAGCAATTTCATCAGGCGTTGGAGGGGACCGACGATCGGATCGCTGTCGTCGTGGGCCCCTGTTCGATCCACGATCCCGAAGCGGCGATCGAATACGCTGCCAAGTTGCAAAAGGTCCAGCAGCGTTTGAGCGACGATCTGTTGGTCATCATGCGGGTCTACTTCGAAAAACCGCGGACCACTGTCGGCTGGAAGGGGCTGATCAACGATCCTCGCATCGACGGCAGCTTCGAGATCAATCAGGGACTGCAGACCGCCCGGAAGTTGCTGCTGGACATCAATGAAGTCGGCGTCCCCGCCGGCGTCGAATACCTCGATCTGATCAGCCCTCAATACATCGCCGATCTCGTCGGTTGGGGAGCGATCGGGGCGCGGACCACCGAGAGCCAGGGGCACCGCGAACTCGCCTCAGGCCTCTCCTGCCCTGTCGGTTTCAAAAACGGAACCGCTGGCAGCGTGCAGATCGCCGTCGACGCGATCGGTGCCGCCCGCAACTCGCACCATTTCCTATCGGTCGCCAAAGATGGTCGATCGACAATTTTCCAGACCACCGGCAACGAAGACTGCCACCTGATCTTGCGCGGCGGCAACACGCACACCAATTACGACGCCGCCAGCGTCGACGACGCCGCGGCGTTGTTGGAGAAAGCGGGGCTCGATCCGCGGATCATGATCGATTGCAGTCACGCCAACTCGCGAAAGCGGCACGAACGCCAAGCTTACGTCTGTCGCGACATCTGCCATCAGATCAGCGAAGGAGACCGGCGGATCATCGGCGTGATGATCGAGAGCAATCTGGTCGAAGGCAAACAGAGCAAGCCGGAACAACGCGGGCAAAGCATCACCGACGCCTGCATCGGCTGGGACGATACCGTCACTCTGTTGGATCGCTTGGCCACCGCCGCCAAAGAACGCCGGACAGCGAAGTAG